TCAAGAAATCGTTTGGAAACCCTGTAAAAACCCCACACCCTTTTCGTTCCCGATTATTACAGATCGTCTTCGCGAAAAATTATCCAATGAAAAATTGGCCGATCGTATTAAACGAATGACTAAAATTTTGATGAAATAAGCCCTATTGAAAATTAGTATCTTTATTTAAATTTTGTGATATGGACATTCCCAAACTTCAAAATGAAATTATAAAAGATTTACTCGCCATCGAAGATGAAAAAACATTATTGCTGTTCAAACAACTTCTTAGCAATCATGCAGGCACACCAACATATCAGCTTAGTACAACTGAGACCGATCTGATTGCGGAAAGTATTGCCAATTACAAGGCAAATAAGGTTCTGGCCAATGAATCCGTTTTCAAAAAAAACGATAGATGGCTAAACGAATAGTTTGGACATCAAAGGCCGATATTGTTTTTACCAAACTTCTTGAATTCTATTGTGAACGGAACGGCTCAAAGACTTACAGCCGTAAACTTAATAAAGAAATCAAGACAGCGGTCAAACTCTTATCTAAGTATCCGTTATTAGGAATAAAAACGAATCAATCCAACCTGTACATGCTCATCAAAGGCCATTTTAAAATTTTTTATGAACCAAGACCAAACGAAATTGTAATCCATCTTATTTGGGATACTAGACAAAACCCTTCTAGTTTGGAATTATAGTATGACCCTATCAATTCAAATCCGAAATCAAGAATTTAAACTCCATTCGCTGGGTGGAATTTTTTGGATGGAAAAATCCATGGTATTGATCAGTGACGTGCACTTGGGAAAGGTAGCTCACTTCAGAAAGTTTGGGGCGGCCGTACCGCAAAAAGCCATACATAAAAACTTTATGCTTTTGGATGAAATCGTTAGTGAATTTCAACCTTTTCAAATTTGTTTTCTTGGGGATTTGTTTCATTCCTCGTTGAATAAAGAATGGCAGCTGTTTGAAAATTGGGTAGGAAAAACACCAGCAGAGTTTATTCTTGTAGCTGGCAATCATGATATCATCGCTCCAGAAAAATTTGAAAGTCTTAGTATCAAGATATTTCCTGAATTAGAAATTGACGGTTTTTTGTTGACACACCATCCTGAGGAAAAAGAAGGATTCTTCAATTTTTGCGGACACATTCACCCAGCCATACGTCTACAGGGATTTGGCAGACAGCGCCTAAAACTCCCGTGTTTTTTAAAAAAACCACAACAATTGATTTTACCTGCTTTTGGTGAATTTACTGGAACTTTTGTGCTAGAGCCGACCAAGGAAGACGAGGTTTATGCCATTGTGGAAGATGAAGTTGTAAAAGTATAGACAATGCGTTGCCTATAATTTTTCTTCAATCTATATTTGCTGAAAATCTTTTTGGATTGACCAAATCGTCCGTTCCGCAATTATTTGAACAGTCTTCCCAAGTAGGAAAATTGCAATCTGCCATTGCCCAATCCGAAACTCACGATAACACAGGAGGCAATACAATTTCTTTAAGAGGTCTTACCGGCTCCGCTTTATCTTTTGCAATTTCAACAGTTTTCAACAATAGTGATTTGCCGTTTTTGGTACTCTTGAACGACAAAGAAGAGGCCGCTTATTATCTGAATGACCTAGAGCAATTGATAGGTGAAAACGAAGTGCTCTTTTATCCGGGCAGTTATCGTCATCCTTATCAAATCGAAGATACTGACAATGCAAACGTGTTGTTGAGAGCCGAGGTGTTGAACCGCATAAATTCCAGAAAAAAACCTGCGGTCATCGTAACCTATCCCGATGCGTTATTTGAAAAGGTGGTCACTCGTAAAGAATTGGATAAAAATACTTTGAAAATTAAGTTGGATGATACGCTTTCACTTGACTTTCTGAACGAAGTGCTTTTTGAATACCAGTTTAAAAGAGTGGATTTTGTAACCGAACCGGGGGAATTTTCAGTTCGAGGCGGTATTGTGGATGTCTTTTCGTTTTCACATGATGAACCTTACCGCATAGAATTTTTTGGGGATGAAGTTGAGAGCATCCGAACTTTTGATTTAGAAACACAGCTATCAACCGAAAAGGTGAAGCGCATCACGATTATCCCTAATGTGGAAAACAAGTTTTTACAAGAATCACGGGAAAGTTTTTTAAAATATATCTCGCCACAGACCATCATATTTTCAAAACGATTGGATTTGGTCTATGCCCGAATCGATTCATTTTTTAAGAAAGCCGAAGATAGTTTCAAAAAACTCAGCGACGAGATCAAACATTCAAGGCCAGAGGAATTGTTTCTTAACTCTGCTCTTTTAAAAACACAATTGCAGAAGTTTTGTTTGGTGGAAATTGGGGCTTCGACTTCACTCAACCTGCAGAAAGAACAAGGTTTGGTCACTGAGCGGAGTCAAAGTGACGAAATAACATTCAATACCAAACCCCAACCTTCGTTCAACAAAAAGTTTGATTTACTCATTGAAAACCTCAATGATAATCATGAAGCCGGTTTTACCAATTATATTTTTTGTTCAACCGATCAGCAGGCCAAGCGTTTTCACGATATTTTTGATGATGTGGCTTCGACTATGCCTGTCTTGAGCGGAGCCGAAAGGGTCAGCCACCAAAAAAATGAGAGTATTTCGGATACTGAACGTAGTCGAAGTATCCATTATAAAACCATAGTCTTTCCCCTATTTCAAGGATTTGTTGACCACGATTTAAAATTGGTCTGCTATACCGACCATCAAATTTTTGAGCGCTACCACAAATTTCATCTTAAGAATGGATACGCCAAAAAACAGGCAATTACCCTAAAAGAGCTTAATAAGTTAGAGATTGGCGACTATGTCACCCATATTGACCACGGTATCGGCAAGTTTGGAGGATTACAAAAAATAGACGTTGAGGGCAAAAAGCAAGAAGCCATCAAATTGATGTACGGGGAACGTGATATTCTGTACGTGAGCATCCATTCGCTCCACAAAATTTCAAAGTTCAATGGCAAGGACGGAGCTCCTCCCAAAATCTATAAACTTGGTTCTGCAGCTTGGAAAAAATTGAAACAAAAAACAAAAAGCCGTGTCAAGAAAATTGCTTTTGACCTTATCAAAATCTATGCAAAGAGACGTTTGGAAAAGGGGTTCCAATACGCTCCGGACAGCTACTTACAACATGAACTGGAAGCTTCTTTTATCTATGAGGATACACCTGACCAAGAAAAATCCACAAAAGATGTAAAAAAGGATATGGAAAGTGAGCGTCCAATGGACCGTTTAATCTGTGGTGATGTTGGGTTTGGAAAAACAGAGGTTGCCATTAGGGCCGCTTTTAAAGCTGTTGACAATGGTAAACAAGTGGCTGTTTTAGTACCAACTACTATTCTTGCCTTTCAGCATGCCAGAACATTCGGGGAGCGTTTAAAGGAAATGCCCGTTATGGTCGATTACCTCAACCGATTTAGAACTGCCAAAGAAAAACGAGACATTCACGAAAGCCTTTCCGAAGGTAAAATCGATATCATCATCGGCACCCATCAGCTAGTGAACAAAAGTGTGCAGTTCAAAGATTTGGGACTGCTCATTGTTGATGAAGAACAAAAATTTGGAGTTGCCGTAAAGGACAAGTTAAAGTCCATCAAAGAAAATGTGGATGTGTTGACACTCACGGCAACGCCCATTCCCCGTACGCTACAGTTTAGTTTGATGGCCGCACGTGACCTTTCTGTAATTACAACGCCACCACCAAACCGCTACCCTATTGAGAGCCGGGTGATTCGCTTTAACGAAAAAATCATTCGTGATGCTGTTTCGTATGAGATTCAACGCGGCGGACAAGTGTTCTTTATCCACAATCGAATTGAAAACATCAAAGAAGTGGCAGGAATGATCCAACGATTGGTTCCGGATGCCAAAATCGGAATCGGTCACGGTCAAATGGAAGGCAAAAAACTAGAGACTTTAATGCTCGCATTCATGAACGGGGAATTTGACGTTCTGGTATCAACCACCATTGTTGAAAGTGGTTTGGATGTCACCAATGCCAATACCATTTTTATCCATAATGCCAATAATTTTGGACTTAGTGACCTGCATCAAATGCGCGGTCGGGTAGGAAGAAGCAATAAAAAGGCATTCTGCTATTTTATTACTCCCCCGCACGAAGTCATGACTCCCGATGCCCGAAAACGTATTGAGGCCCTAGAGCAGTTTACCGAGCTTGGCAGTGGATTCAATATTGCCATGAAAGATTTGGAGATTCGTGGGGCAGGTGATTTATTGGGCGGAGAACAAAGTGGGTTTATCAATGAAATCGGTTTTGAAACCTATCAAAAAATACTCGCCGAAGCGATTGAAGAACTTAAAGAAAACGAGTTCAAGGAGCTTTATGAGGAAGTAGAAGGAGAAAAACCAAAAGTTTTTGTGAAAGAAACTCAACTGGACACCGATTTTGAACTGCTCTTTCCCGATGACTATATCAATAACATCACGGAACGATTAAATCTATACACCCAACTGAACACTATTGAAGATGAAGAAAGTTTGAATACGTTTGAAGCGGAACTGGTAGACCGTTTTGGTGAACTGCCTACCCAAGCTGTTGACTTGTTCAATTCGGTTCGTATCAAATGGATTGCCAACGGTATAGGATTGGAAAAGGTAATTTTAAAAAAGAACAAGTTCATTGGCTATTTTCTATCTGACCAACAGTCGCCATTTTATCAAACCGCAGCATTTACAAGGGTCTTGCAATATGTACAAAGTCACCCACAACAATGCCAGTTAAAAGAAAAACAAACCCGAAACGGATTGCGTTTGTTATTGGTCTTTGAAGGGATTACTAGCGTGGAAAAGGCACTGAAAGTTTTGAAACCATTACGAAACGATGAAACTTTAGTTTAAAACAATAAAATTACTATAATTATAAGACCAAATCATACCTAGAATGAAAAAAACGACTACCCATTTTTTATTGCTTATCTCGTTCCAACTATTATATTCCCAAAGCACATATTTTGATATAACCGAGTCTGAAGCGTTTCCAGATACAAACAAAATCTCATCTATCGAAACGGCCTATATTGCTTCAAGTGGTGAGATTGCCACAGCAAGCACCGGGAAAAACAAACTAGCATTTGACGTTTATGATTCAAATGCAAACAGCGTTTTCAATGCAGTCATAGTATTGAACAAAAAGGAAGAAATTGTTGGGCGTTTGGAGCACAATGACCTACTGAAAATATTCACTGTGTTTGCACCTAAAAAAACGGAGCGGGAAATCAGATGTTATGTTTTTGATATTCAAAAAAGGTCTTATCAATTTGTTGAACTTTTTAAAACTACAGTTGAAAAAAAGCAAGTGTTGTTCTCTGGGCAAAATAAGCGTCAGACTAATTTTGCCACTTCTCCCAACGGTACTTTCTTTGCCGTGGCAACCGACAACATTAAAAAGAATTCCAATTCGTATAATATCCATGTCTACAGTTCCAAAACAATGGAATTGGTTTATCAACAAACATTTTTTGAGAATCCAGAAAAATTTTTCAAATCTTTTGACATGGTCATTGATGATTTGGGCACGGTATTCTCAATTGGCAAAGAGTACGAGGAAGGCAGGGACGAAAGACGAGTGGATGAAATTCCGAATTATTCGATTGTAATAAACAAAACTTCAGAAAGCGAAACTTTTTCAAATCGAATTCAGTTGAACGAGAGTCAGCATATTGCCGATTTGAAGATTATTCAAAAGGAAAACCAACTTCATCTCTACGGTTTTTATTCCACTAAGGTTGCTGGAAGAATTTCTGGTCTAAGCAAATTTATTGTTGAAAAAGATGAAATCAATATAATTGAAACTGAACAGACCAAGTTGCCCGAATCAGTTTTAGCCGATATATACAGTTCCAAAAGAATCGAATCCAAAAAAGACAAAGAGCTTAATAATTATTATCTCGATTACGTAATTGAAGATGAGCGTGGAAATATAACTCTCCTTGCCGAACAGTTTTATACTACTCAGGTTTATATCAATAATGGTCAATATGGCGGATATTGGATGACCACATTTCACTATAACAACATTCTAATTCTAAGTATTGACAATCATGGTAAGTTGAAATGGGGACGCAGTATTTTTAAGGTGTCCGACGCACCGTCATATAATGCTTTTGTTCTGGATAAAAGACTCCATATATTGTTCAATGCCGGAAAAAACCTTAAAGAAAAAGAGGACGGAAGGATAAAGGCCAAAAAGGGCTGGCTTCAATCCACAGCATTGTTTGATTATTCATACAATGAAAATGGAGAGGTTACACAAGAAAAGTTAAGGGAAAACAAGGGAAGAGATATTTATCATCCATATAGCGGTTCTTTTCAAAACAATAGGTTTATCATGCTCAATGCGTCCAATTTTAATAAAAAAGTAATGCTTCTAGAGGCTAAGGAATAGTTAATTCCATTGTATCTAAAAGACATAATATGTTAATTTATAAATTCACTGCTTTTTTATAACCAGACGATTTAGATGTTACACAATGGGATAGCTTAGGTAAATTCTGTTGAAATAAATAAAAACTAGTTATTCAAGCATGAAGGTATCCTTAATTTTTGTGGTAGTTAAAGTTGTATCTCTAATCCCATAGAAGGGCAATAACAGGTTTTTATCCGCAAAGCGACCTCCCAAATCTTCATCAAATGGGGTCTTGACCAGAACCGTATT
The nucleotide sequence above comes from Flagellimonas sp. HMM57. Encoded proteins:
- a CDS encoding type II toxin-antitoxin system RelE/ParE family toxin, whose protein sequence is MAKRIVWTSKADIVFTKLLEFYCERNGSKTYSRKLNKEIKTAVKLLSKYPLLGIKTNQSNLYMLIKGHFKIFYEPRPNEIVIHLIWDTRQNPSSLEL
- the pdeM gene encoding ligase-associated DNA damage response endonuclease PdeM translates to MTLSIQIRNQEFKLHSLGGIFWMEKSMVLISDVHLGKVAHFRKFGAAVPQKAIHKNFMLLDEIVSEFQPFQICFLGDLFHSSLNKEWQLFENWVGKTPAEFILVAGNHDIIAPEKFESLSIKIFPELEIDGFLLTHHPEEKEGFFNFCGHIHPAIRLQGFGRQRLKLPCFLKKPQQLILPAFGEFTGTFVLEPTKEDEVYAIVEDEVVKV
- the mfd gene encoding transcription-repair coupling factor, giving the protein MTKSSVPQLFEQSSQVGKLQSAIAQSETHDNTGGNTISLRGLTGSALSFAISTVFNNSDLPFLVLLNDKEEAAYYLNDLEQLIGENEVLFYPGSYRHPYQIEDTDNANVLLRAEVLNRINSRKKPAVIVTYPDALFEKVVTRKELDKNTLKIKLDDTLSLDFLNEVLFEYQFKRVDFVTEPGEFSVRGGIVDVFSFSHDEPYRIEFFGDEVESIRTFDLETQLSTEKVKRITIIPNVENKFLQESRESFLKYISPQTIIFSKRLDLVYARIDSFFKKAEDSFKKLSDEIKHSRPEELFLNSALLKTQLQKFCLVEIGASTSLNLQKEQGLVTERSQSDEITFNTKPQPSFNKKFDLLIENLNDNHEAGFTNYIFCSTDQQAKRFHDIFDDVASTMPVLSGAERVSHQKNESISDTERSRSIHYKTIVFPLFQGFVDHDLKLVCYTDHQIFERYHKFHLKNGYAKKQAITLKELNKLEIGDYVTHIDHGIGKFGGLQKIDVEGKKQEAIKLMYGERDILYVSIHSLHKISKFNGKDGAPPKIYKLGSAAWKKLKQKTKSRVKKIAFDLIKIYAKRRLEKGFQYAPDSYLQHELEASFIYEDTPDQEKSTKDVKKDMESERPMDRLICGDVGFGKTEVAIRAAFKAVDNGKQVAVLVPTTILAFQHARTFGERLKEMPVMVDYLNRFRTAKEKRDIHESLSEGKIDIIIGTHQLVNKSVQFKDLGLLIVDEEQKFGVAVKDKLKSIKENVDVLTLTATPIPRTLQFSLMAARDLSVITTPPPNRYPIESRVIRFNEKIIRDAVSYEIQRGGQVFFIHNRIENIKEVAGMIQRLVPDAKIGIGHGQMEGKKLETLMLAFMNGEFDVLVSTTIVESGLDVTNANTIFIHNANNFGLSDLHQMRGRVGRSNKKAFCYFITPPHEVMTPDARKRIEALEQFTELGSGFNIAMKDLEIRGAGDLLGGEQSGFINEIGFETYQKILAEAIEELKENEFKELYEEVEGEKPKVFVKETQLDTDFELLFPDDYINNITERLNLYTQLNTIEDEESLNTFEAELVDRFGELPTQAVDLFNSVRIKWIANGIGLEKVILKKNKFIGYFLSDQQSPFYQTAAFTRVLQYVQSHPQQCQLKEKQTRNGLRLLLVFEGITSVEKALKVLKPLRNDETLV